The Dehalococcoidia bacterium genome segment TCAGCGAGGACGAGCTCGACGAGCTGGCGCGCGAAGTCGTCGAGGTCGCCAAGCGGAGGCTGATGTGAGCGAGCGCGGCGAGGTCCGGTACGGGAGCAGCACCATCGGCTACACGGTCAACCGTAGCCATCGGCGCAGAAAGACGGTCGAGATAACCCTGGACGGGCAGTCAGGCGTTCTCGTTGCCGCGCCGCAAACACTTCCAGCCGAAGACATTGCTCAACTCGTACGCCGCCGCGCCCCGTGGATTCTGAGGCGCGCCACGTCCGCCATGCTCCAGACCTATTCCCGGCAGTTCATCAGCGGCGAGTCCGTGCTGTACCTCGGTCGCCGCGTACGGATGACGATCGAGGAGGCTCAAGTTTCCAGGCCGATGGTACAGTTCCGGCACTGGAGCTTCCAGGTCCGTGTACCCTCTTTCCCGCGGGGCGAATGCCGCGGAGAAGCGGTGAAGCGTGTGCTCCTGGCCTGGTACAAACGAAAGGCGCTTGAACGGCTGAAGGCGCGCACCCTCCACTGGTCGCGGGCTTTGGGGCGCCGGCCAACGAACGTTCTGGTCCGAGACCAACGCCAGCGCTGGGCCAGCTGTTCGCCGGACGGAACCCTGCGCTTTAATTGGCGGATCATCATGGCTGACCCGTCGCTTATCGACTACGTTGTCGTCCACGAGCTAGCCCATCTTCTAGTGCGCCACCACTCTGCGGATTTCTGGTCACTACTAGCATCAGTCATGCCCGACTTCGCCGAGAGGCGGCGCCGCCTACGAGAGCTTGGACCGCACCTGTCGCTCTAACGACGGATCATAGGGATGGGAGCCAGTCCTGGGGCTGCTCGGATGCCGGTCTAGGGCCGAGCCACCTCCAGCGCGTTCCTTTGTAGCTGCCCAGTGATCCGCTTGGCCATGGGATGTTCCCTGT includes the following:
- a CDS encoding SprT family zinc-dependent metalloprotease, which produces MSERGEVRYGSSTIGYTVNRSHRRRKTVEITLDGQSGVLVAAPQTLPAEDIAQLVRRRAPWILRRATSAMLQTYSRQFISGESVLYLGRRVRMTIEEAQVSRPMVQFRHWSFQVRVPSFPRGECRGEAVKRVLLAWYKRKALERLKARTLHWSRALGRRPTNVLVRDQRQRWASCSPDGTLRFNWRIIMADPSLIDYVVVHELAHLLVRHHSADFWSLLASVMPDFAERRRRLRELGPHLSL